The following proteins come from a genomic window of Gimesia chilikensis:
- a CDS encoding chromosome partitioning protein ParB codes for MTRRIDRTTQKVGDKYHVWYTERLWKLAAQLPVITIEIESLKHLDGVCWFDDDFPPTLRNVVEHFIRMEHVDSHYPIILDPDGQLFDGAHRVAKALSQGETTIQAVKLLELPPPDEIVDSIY; via the coding sequence GTGACACGACGCATCGATCGCACAACGCAGAAGGTGGGTGACAAGTACCACGTCTGGTATACGGAGCGACTCTGGAAACTGGCGGCACAGTTGCCGGTGATTACGATCGAGATCGAATCACTCAAACACCTCGATGGCGTCTGCTGGTTCGATGACGATTTCCCGCCCACTCTCCGTAACGTGGTCGAACATTTCATAAGAATGGAACACGTCGATTCTCACTATCCGATCATTCTCGATCCGGACGGCCAGCTGTTCGACGGGGCCCATCGCGTGGCGAAAGCACTCAGCCAGGGAGAAACTACAATCCAGGCAGTGAAACTTCTGGAACTGCCACCCCCCGATGAAATCGTGGACTCGATCTATTAA
- a CDS encoding 2-oxoacid:acceptor oxidoreductase subunit alpha, with product MATTDVPGANGKISEQLDAVVIRFCGDSGDGMQLAGTQFTNVSAVFGNDVSTLPDFPAEIRAPAGTLGGVSGFQICFSSSDIYTPGDEVDTLVAMNPAALKTNVADLKRGGTLIVNEDAFEKSNLTKAGYDSNPLDDEESLAAYQVQKVPMTSLTRDAVAELGLSPREAERCKNFFAMGLVYWLYQRDATPTEEWVKSKFAKKPELVEANLKALQAGYNFGITTEAMTVHYRVDPAELPPGKYRKVTGNEAIAFGFVTAATLAGKKLFYGGYPITPASDILHELSKLKNFNVVTFQAEDEIAAITSVVGASYAGDLAITASSGPGIALKGEGMGLGAIMELPMVIVDVQRGGPSTGLPTKTEQSDLYMCMFGRNGDCPLPLVAPASPADCFHMAQEAMRIAVEFMTPVMLLSDGYIANGAEPWQIPEMSSLKPIKVSHEKRQKDGEQFMPYLRDEKKARPWVVPGTPGCEHRVGGLEKSDVTGNVDYSPQNHQYMTTLRANKIAGIADFIPEQEVEGPESGDLLVISWGGTYGAVRTAVKHSIKEGLSVAHAHLRYLNPFPKNLGDVIKNYKKVLIPELNTGQLRMIIRGTYLADAVGLNKVQGKPFLISEVKQKIREVIEDK from the coding sequence ATGGCGACCACAGACGTGCCTGGTGCTAACGGCAAAATCAGCGAACAACTGGATGCTGTTGTTATCCGTTTTTGTGGAGATAGTGGAGACGGGATGCAGCTGGCTGGCACGCAGTTTACCAACGTGTCGGCCGTCTTCGGTAATGATGTAAGCACATTACCGGATTTCCCCGCAGAAATTCGCGCACCCGCCGGTACGCTGGGTGGCGTGAGTGGTTTCCAGATCTGCTTCTCCAGTTCCGACATCTACACGCCGGGCGATGAAGTCGACACCCTGGTTGCCATGAACCCCGCTGCTCTCAAGACGAACGTTGCCGACCTCAAACGGGGGGGAACCCTGATTGTCAATGAAGACGCGTTCGAGAAGAGCAATCTAACTAAAGCGGGATATGACAGTAATCCACTCGATGATGAAGAGTCACTGGCAGCTTACCAGGTTCAGAAAGTGCCGATGACCAGCCTCACCCGTGACGCTGTCGCAGAGCTGGGACTGTCGCCTCGTGAAGCAGAACGCTGCAAAAACTTCTTCGCCATGGGTCTGGTCTACTGGCTCTACCAGCGGGATGCGACACCGACCGAAGAATGGGTGAAGAGTAAGTTTGCCAAGAAACCGGAACTGGTCGAAGCAAACCTCAAGGCACTGCAGGCCGGCTATAACTTCGGGATTACCACCGAAGCGATGACCGTGCACTATCGTGTTGATCCTGCGGAACTGCCACCAGGCAAATATCGCAAAGTCACCGGTAATGAAGCGATCGCCTTCGGTTTCGTCACTGCAGCCACACTGGCCGGTAAGAAACTGTTTTACGGCGGTTACCCGATTACACCTGCCAGCGATATCCTGCACGAGCTGTCCAAACTGAAAAACTTCAACGTGGTCACCTTCCAGGCGGAAGACGAAATCGCCGCCATCACCAGTGTGGTGGGAGCCTCCTATGCAGGCGACCTGGCGATTACCGCCAGCAGTGGTCCCGGGATTGCCCTCAAAGGGGAAGGCATGGGACTGGGTGCCATCATGGAACTGCCGATGGTCATCGTCGATGTCCAGCGCGGCGGACCAAGTACCGGTCTGCCGACCAAAACAGAGCAGTCCGACCTGTATATGTGCATGTTCGGACGTAACGGCGACTGCCCGCTGCCTCTGGTTGCTCCTGCTTCTCCCGCAGACTGCTTCCACATGGCACAGGAAGCGATGCGGATTGCTGTGGAATTCATGACCCCCGTCATGCTGCTCAGTGACGGTTACATCGCCAACGGTGCCGAGCCCTGGCAGATTCCGGAAATGTCCTCGCTTAAGCCGATCAAAGTCTCACATGAGAAGAGACAGAAGGATGGCGAGCAGTTCATGCCTTACCTGCGGGATGAAAAGAAAGCCCGTCCCTGGGTTGTGCCCGGCACTCCCGGCTGTGAACACCGCGTGGGTGGCCTGGAAAAATCGGATGTCACCGGCAACGTCGATTACTCTCCGCAGAACCATCAGTACATGACGACTCTGCGAGCCAATAAAATCGCCGGTATCGCGGACTTCATTCCGGAACAGGAAGTCGAAGGCCCCGAATCAGGCGACCTGCTTGTGATCAGTTGGGGCGGAACTTACGGTGCTGTCCGCACCGCCGTCAAACATTCGATCAAAGAAGGTCTTTCGGTAGCACACGCTCACCTGCGGTATCTGAATCCGTTCCCCAAAAATCTGGGCGACGTGATCAAGAACTACAAGAAAGTCCTGATTCCGGAACTCAATACCGGGCAGTTGCGAATGATCATTCGCGGCACCTATCTGGCAGACGCCGTTGGTTTGAACAAGGTCCAGGGGAAACCGTTCCTGATCAGCGAAGTCAAGCAGAAGATCAGAGAAGTGATCGAAGACAAATAA
- a CDS encoding class I SAM-dependent methyltransferase yields the protein MCNNCNLNIDAERTDEFGQKLLQIVNHSGLSFMISIGHRARLFDIMSEMEHATSSQIAEQSGLNERYVREWLGAMVTGGIVEYDSVLKTYFLPAEHAALLTRAAGSNNFATTMQWFSVLGSVEDQIVDCFREGGGVPYSEFARFHEVMAEESYNSVVCGLFEHILPLVPGLEEKLQTGIEVLDIGCGSGMALIEMAATFPNSRFNGYDISEESIGRAQASAAERGLTNITFRVQDVARIDQPEAFDLITAFDVIHDQAQPDVVLSQVNASLKPGGTFLMQDIAASSNVEQNISNPLGPMFYTISTMHCMTVSLAQGGAGLGTCWGKELACEMLQTAGFEKVDVQELPHDIMNYFYTTTKAA from the coding sequence ATGTGTAATAACTGTAACCTGAATATTGATGCCGAGCGGACAGACGAATTCGGACAGAAACTGCTGCAGATCGTCAATCACAGCGGACTCTCTTTCATGATTTCCATCGGGCACCGCGCTCGTCTGTTTGACATCATGAGCGAAATGGAACACGCCACCAGCAGTCAGATCGCCGAACAGTCAGGCCTGAATGAACGCTATGTACGCGAATGGCTGGGAGCCATGGTGACCGGAGGCATTGTGGAGTACGATTCGGTGCTGAAGACGTACTTCCTGCCAGCAGAACACGCAGCCCTCTTGACGCGGGCCGCCGGCTCTAACAATTTCGCGACGACGATGCAGTGGTTCTCGGTGCTGGGGAGTGTCGAAGATCAAATCGTCGACTGCTTCCGTGAAGGGGGCGGGGTACCCTATTCCGAATTTGCCCGCTTCCACGAAGTGATGGCGGAGGAGAGTTATAACTCGGTGGTCTGCGGACTCTTCGAGCATATTCTGCCCCTCGTTCCCGGACTGGAAGAGAAACTGCAGACTGGTATCGAAGTACTGGATATCGGCTGTGGCAGCGGGATGGCACTGATCGAAATGGCAGCCACATTTCCGAACAGCCGCTTCAACGGCTATGATATCTCGGAAGAATCGATCGGCCGGGCGCAGGCCTCTGCGGCGGAACGCGGTCTGACGAACATCACCTTTCGAGTGCAGGACGTGGCCCGCATAGACCAGCCGGAAGCCTTTGATCTGATTACCGCTTTCGATGTAATTCACGATCAGGCCCAGCCAGATGTAGTACTCAGTCAGGTCAATGCTTCGCTGAAACCGGGCGGCACCTTCCTGATGCAGGACATCGCCGCTTCGAGCAATGTGGAACAGAACATCAGCAATCCACTGGGACCCATGTTCTATACCATCTCCACCATGCACTGCATGACCGTTTCACTTGCCCAGGGCGGGGCAGGGCTCGGAACCTGCTGGGGGAAAGAGCTCGCCTGCGAGATGCTCCAGACCGCCGGCTTTGAGAAAGTGGATGTACAGGAATTGCCCCATGACATCATGAATTATTTCTATACGACCACCAAGGCAGCCTGA
- a CDS encoding GNAT family N-acetyltransferase has protein sequence MDAQIREAHAESIEAEVSRILSANAETTGFPYAPEPLKLKIEQDGKLVAGLVGFTLWEWLYIQTLAVEADLRGQGLGRQLVLEAERIARDRKCHAAWVDTFTFQAPAFYTQLGYAPFGTLADFPTGQERIFLYKKLTTEPSQSDD, from the coding sequence GTGGATGCTCAAATCAGAGAAGCCCATGCCGAGTCGATTGAAGCCGAGGTCAGCCGGATCCTGTCTGCGAATGCTGAGACGACGGGATTTCCCTACGCGCCGGAACCGCTGAAACTCAAAATTGAGCAGGACGGAAAGCTGGTCGCGGGACTGGTTGGGTTCACGCTCTGGGAATGGCTATACATTCAGACGCTGGCAGTCGAAGCGGATTTGCGGGGACAGGGGCTGGGACGCCAGCTGGTGCTTGAAGCGGAACGGATCGCCCGCGACAGAAAGTGCCACGCTGCCTGGGTCGATACCTTCACCTTTCAGGCCCCGGCCTTCTACACGCAACTGGGTTATGCTCCGTTTGGGACGCTGGCAGACTTCCCCACCGGACAGGAGCGGATCTTTCTTTATAAGAAGCTGACAACAGAGCCGTCTCAGTCTGACGACTGA
- a CDS encoding DUF4112 domain-containing protein, whose amino-acid sequence MIQKIKQNRSLAEYLFPPSVNQGAYRAERVDRFARFEKLTSLLDDSFTIPGTNIRVGWDSIIGIVPGLGDMISTALSGYLIYQAKQLGASNWVLARMVGNTGLDFLLGSIPIAGDIFDVFFKSNRRNSRLLKKHLDRRNAS is encoded by the coding sequence ATGATTCAGAAAATAAAACAGAACCGTTCCCTGGCCGAATATCTTTTCCCTCCGTCCGTCAATCAGGGTGCATATCGCGCGGAACGCGTCGATCGTTTTGCCCGGTTTGAAAAGCTGACCAGCCTGCTCGACGATTCGTTTACCATCCCGGGAACCAATATCCGCGTTGGCTGGGACTCGATCATCGGCATTGTGCCAGGGCTGGGGGACATGATCTCCACGGCTTTATCGGGGTATCTGATCTACCAGGCAAAGCAACTCGGCGCTTCCAACTGGGTACTGGCCCGAATGGTCGGTAATACGGGTCTGGACTTTCTGCTGGGTTCGATTCCAATCGCCGGAGATATTTTTGATGTGTTCTTTAAATCGAACCGCCGTAATTCACGGTTGCTGAAAAAACATCTCGACCGCCGTAACGCGAGTTGA
- a CDS encoding sulfatase — protein MVRLLQRVCCFSVVLLITLGRGTPNLTAAERPWNVVFFLVDDLGWTDLACYGSDYYQTPHIDRLASEGMKFTQNYAACNACSPTRGALMTGMYPARTHLTDWIPGWAKQYRDFPLKPPVWQQHLAQKYTTLPEALQGAGYKTLHVGKWHLGGPGNLPEDHGFDVNISGTNRGLPRSYHFPYGGDALKWDSRLTEEQRAGRYLTDRLTDEAVTLIREQQDNPFFLYYAFYSVHAPIQGRPDLVQKFKEQPRGTHHHNPEYAAMVHSVDTAVGRVRVQLEQSGIADRTLIVFTSDNGGVCRKTSSNLPLRGEKGQHWEGGTRVPVIVLWPGVTRPGTVCQTPTITMDFYPTILEITGVQGNTAHNQNVDGISLVPVLKNPQAALNRDALYWHYPHYNVFIGVPYSAVRVGDHKLIHYYEDGRNELYNLTEDLGETRDLSAEQPELTSRLYQRLQTHLKQVGAQMPLRNPTFKASKQ, from the coding sequence ATGGTCCGTCTGCTGCAACGTGTCTGCTGTTTCAGTGTCGTCCTGCTCATCACCCTTGGTCGTGGGACTCCAAACCTCACCGCAGCCGAGCGTCCCTGGAATGTGGTCTTCTTTCTCGTCGATGATCTCGGCTGGACCGATCTGGCCTGTTATGGCAGTGACTACTATCAGACGCCGCACATCGATCGTCTCGCTTCAGAGGGGATGAAGTTCACACAGAACTATGCGGCCTGCAATGCCTGTTCGCCCACCCGCGGTGCCCTGATGACGGGCATGTATCCCGCCCGCACTCACCTGACCGACTGGATTCCCGGCTGGGCGAAACAGTACCGCGACTTTCCACTCAAACCACCCGTGTGGCAGCAGCACCTCGCACAGAAATACACAACGCTTCCTGAAGCGTTACAAGGGGCCGGGTACAAAACTCTGCACGTCGGCAAATGGCATCTCGGCGGGCCAGGCAACCTGCCTGAAGATCACGGCTTTGATGTTAACATCAGCGGTACGAACCGGGGACTGCCCCGCAGCTATCACTTTCCCTACGGCGGTGATGCATTGAAGTGGGACAGTCGACTGACCGAAGAACAGCGCGCGGGACGCTACCTCACCGATCGGCTCACCGACGAGGCAGTGACTCTCATCCGTGAGCAGCAGGATAATCCCTTCTTCCTCTACTATGCCTTCTATTCGGTACACGCGCCGATTCAGGGGCGACCCGACCTGGTGCAGAAATTCAAAGAACAACCTCGAGGTACACATCATCATAACCCCGAGTATGCAGCCATGGTCCACTCCGTCGATACTGCCGTCGGTCGTGTCCGCGTTCAACTGGAACAGAGCGGAATCGCAGATCGCACGTTGATCGTCTTCACTTCTGATAATGGCGGCGTCTGTCGCAAGACCAGCAGCAACCTTCCCCTGCGAGGTGAAAAAGGCCAGCACTGGGAAGGGGGAACCCGTGTGCCTGTGATCGTCCTCTGGCCTGGTGTCACTCGTCCCGGGACAGTCTGCCAGACTCCCACGATCACGATGGACTTCTATCCCACCATTCTTGAAATCACCGGCGTTCAGGGAAACACCGCCCACAATCAAAACGTGGATGGCATCTCGCTGGTTCCCGTTCTCAAAAATCCGCAGGCTGCACTCAACCGCGATGCTCTCTACTGGCACTACCCGCATTACAACGTCTTTATTGGAGTGCCTTACAGTGCCGTCCGTGTCGGCGATCATAAACTGATCCATTACTACGAAGACGGCCGCAATGAACTCTACAATCTGACTGAGGATCTGGGCGAAACACGAGATCTGTCAGCCGAACAGCCAGAGTTGACCTCCCGACTCTACCAGCGGCTGCAGACTCACCTCAAACAGGTGGGAGCCCAGATGCCACTCCGGAATCCAACTTTCAAAGCGAGTAAACAGTAG
- a CDS encoding LON peptidase substrate-binding domain-containing protein, with protein MVSDSEMIEQRLEASAGVVPVLSLENTVLLPHSLQLLRITAPLDCQLVSDVLASGSLLAIDLQQVCSRTGSILSPGTEIRPVCLASIVSPAHLEAGHYSLLVQGHCRARSVTLLNTDTPYRTALLDLKPDYYPEEPVIHREHRQLELIEHYSRIFTDHVSEPTYFHQLHRDIELGILCDTLAGSLPLESPLQQLILAEQDVDQRSDLLLSFLKSIHRQQQRDPAAAIPSNEFSLN; from the coding sequence ATGGTATCTGATTCGGAAATGATTGAGCAGCGGCTGGAAGCCAGCGCAGGTGTTGTACCGGTTTTGAGTCTGGAGAACACGGTTCTGCTGCCCCACTCGCTGCAGTTATTGAGAATCACTGCGCCCCTCGATTGCCAACTCGTCTCGGATGTGCTCGCTTCCGGATCTCTGCTCGCCATCGATCTGCAACAGGTCTGTTCACGAACGGGATCAATTCTCTCTCCCGGAACAGAAATTCGTCCTGTCTGTCTGGCTTCGATCGTTTCACCAGCTCATCTGGAAGCGGGGCACTATTCGCTGCTGGTTCAAGGACATTGTCGGGCCCGTTCCGTCACGCTGCTCAATACGGATACGCCTTATCGTACCGCACTGTTGGATCTCAAACCCGATTACTATCCCGAGGAACCGGTGATTCACCGGGAACATCGTCAACTGGAACTGATCGAACATTATTCGCGGATCTTTACCGATCACGTTTCTGAACCCACATACTTCCATCAACTGCACCGAGATATCGAGCTGGGCATTCTCTGTGATACGCTCGCTGGTTCGCTGCCGCTCGAATCTCCACTGCAGCAACTGATCCTGGCAGAACAGGATGTCGACCAGCGGAGTGATCTGCTTCTGAGTTTTCTGAAGAGCATCCATCGCCAGCAACAGCGCGATCCTGCCGCCGCGATCCCTTCCAACGAATTCAGCCTGAACTGA
- a CDS encoding 2-oxoacid:ferredoxin oxidoreductase subunit beta: MSVDTSLPVLSPKDFASDQEIRWCPRCGDYSILAQMKKVLPTLGIPKEKFVFVSGIGCSSRFPYYMDTYGMHSIHGRAPAVATGVKLANPDLQVWVITGDGDSLSIGGNHFMHVLRRNVDVKVILFNNQIYGLTKGQYSPTSPTGTKTKSTPFGSVDRPLNPLSVAIGARATFAARSVDVDIKHLCNVLERAANHKGTAFVEVYQDCNVFNSGAFAFASKKGEKEENVIYLEHGKPLIFGKDRDKGIRLNSHDQPEVVELGKGITEDDLLFHDEKSEDMNLAFLLASMRYPEMPEPMGVFRCVEHPTYNEAVYDQVKSATERNGEGNLEALFNTGDTWTV; this comes from the coding sequence ATGAGTGTAGACACCTCGCTACCTGTCCTCTCGCCAAAAGATTTTGCCAGTGACCAGGAAATCCGCTGGTGCCCGCGCTGCGGCGACTATTCCATTCTCGCCCAGATGAAAAAAGTTCTGCCTACCCTGGGAATTCCCAAGGAAAAATTTGTATTCGTGTCCGGTATCGGCTGCTCCAGCCGGTTCCCGTACTACATGGATACCTACGGCATGCACAGTATTCACGGTCGTGCACCGGCAGTCGCGACAGGCGTAAAACTCGCCAACCCCGATCTGCAGGTCTGGGTGATTACCGGTGATGGCGATTCGCTCTCCATCGGCGGGAACCACTTCATGCATGTCCTGCGGCGGAATGTGGATGTCAAAGTCATTCTGTTCAACAACCAGATTTATGGTCTGACCAAAGGACAATACTCACCGACCAGCCCCACGGGTACTAAAACCAAAAGTACGCCGTTCGGTTCGGTGGACCGTCCGTTGAACCCGCTGTCCGTAGCCATCGGTGCTCGTGCTACCTTCGCAGCCCGCTCGGTCGATGTCGATATCAAGCACCTCTGTAACGTGCTCGAACGGGCTGCCAACCACAAGGGAACCGCCTTCGTCGAGGTCTACCAGGACTGTAACGTCTTCAACAGCGGTGCCTTCGCATTCGCCTCGAAGAAGGGCGAAAAGGAAGAAAACGTTATTTACCTCGAACACGGCAAGCCGCTGATTTTCGGTAAAGATCGTGACAAGGGGATTCGGCTCAACAGCCATGATCAGCCTGAAGTCGTCGAACTGGGTAAAGGCATTACCGAAGACGACCTGCTGTTCCACGATGAAAAATCGGAAGACATGAATCTCGCATTCCTGCTGGCCAGCATGCGATATCCGGAAATGCCCGAACCCATGGGCGTCTTCCGTTGTGTCGAACATCCGACCTATAACGAAGCCGTCTACGATCAGGTTAAATCCGCTACTGAACGTAACGGAGAAGGAAACCTGGAAGCCCTGTTCAACACCGGGGATACCTGGACCGTGTAA
- the nth gene encoding endonuclease III produces the protein MSGSSYADSLDDKKKHARKIARGLARLFPEPECALIHDSPFQLLVATILSAQCTDERVNATTPTLFKKYPTAAKLAASKQDDVEKIVYPLGFFRAKATNIRKMAQALMDDHEGEVPKTLKELVALPGVGRKTANVVLGTAFDIPSGVVVDTHVKRICNLFGLTTSKNPEIIERDLMEVLPKKEWIAFSHRVILHGRATCVARKPRCRECALLKICPRIGLKPLDQ, from the coding sequence GTGTCAGGTTCCAGTTATGCCGACTCACTTGATGATAAAAAGAAACATGCCCGCAAAATCGCGCGCGGACTGGCTCGCCTGTTCCCTGAACCCGAGTGTGCCCTGATTCACGATTCACCGTTTCAACTGCTGGTTGCCACGATCCTCTCAGCGCAGTGCACCGACGAACGCGTGAATGCGACGACGCCGACCTTGTTCAAAAAATATCCCACGGCTGCAAAACTCGCGGCCAGCAAACAGGACGACGTGGAAAAGATCGTCTACCCGCTCGGTTTTTTCCGCGCGAAAGCGACCAACATCCGCAAGATGGCCCAGGCATTGATGGACGATCACGAGGGGGAAGTTCCGAAGACGCTCAAAGAACTGGTCGCCCTGCCGGGTGTCGGCCGCAAGACCGCCAATGTGGTTCTGGGAACGGCTTTTGATATTCCCAGCGGTGTGGTCGTTGACACGCATGTGAAGCGGATCTGTAATCTCTTCGGACTGACGACCAGTAAGAACCCGGAGATCATCGAGCGGGATCTGATGGAGGTCCTGCCGAAGAAGGAATGGATCGCCTTTTCGCATCGGGTCATTTTGCACGGTCGGGCAACCTGTGTCGCCCGCAAGCCGCGCTGCCGGGAATGCGCTCTGCTGAAAATCTGTCCGCGAATCGGTTTAAAACCCCTGGACCAATAA
- a CDS encoding YihY/virulence factor BrkB family protein has product MDYQKLRNVLKRAGSDFLDDECMSSGAAIAYYTIFSLPPLLAIVFALTTQFWSAEQVSSVINSQLGLPVEQSTEEADDADTSAGFDLTSVAERVQSGQTPERPLWSRFLGAAVLIFSASGVLAQLQSALNKAWNVEPDPEQGGIMSFIKKRLISLAFLIVVGLLLLISLVLTTFVDEFTRWLDYGYLDVGILSAVMIVNTLLTLGLATLLFAATFKVLPDANIRWRDVFMGAAVTAILFTIGKSGIAWYLQFSEAGSSWGSAATSMIGILIWVYYSSLIILLGAEFTQSWSIEFGDGLKPAPGAVLVTAEKIYHRNEPKNLSFKS; this is encoded by the coding sequence ATGGATTATCAAAAATTACGTAATGTTCTGAAACGAGCCGGCTCTGATTTCCTTGATGACGAATGCATGTCCAGCGGCGCTGCGATTGCGTATTACACCATTTTTTCGCTGCCGCCTCTGCTGGCAATCGTCTTCGCATTGACCACACAATTCTGGTCTGCGGAACAGGTCTCTTCAGTAATCAATTCCCAGTTGGGACTCCCAGTCGAACAGTCTACGGAAGAGGCGGATGACGCAGATACGTCTGCAGGATTCGACCTGACCAGTGTTGCGGAGCGTGTGCAGTCAGGTCAGACACCTGAGCGGCCACTATGGTCCCGATTTCTGGGAGCAGCCGTACTGATTTTTTCAGCCAGTGGTGTGCTGGCCCAGTTGCAGTCCGCGTTGAATAAAGCCTGGAATGTCGAACCGGATCCGGAACAGGGTGGCATCATGTCTTTTATCAAAAAACGATTGATCTCACTGGCGTTTCTGATCGTTGTCGGTCTGCTGTTGTTGATCTCACTGGTGCTGACCACCTTTGTCGATGAATTTACGCGCTGGCTGGACTACGGATATCTGGATGTCGGAATCCTGTCTGCAGTCATGATTGTGAATACTCTGCTGACGCTGGGTCTGGCGACACTGTTGTTTGCTGCGACTTTTAAAGTCCTGCCCGACGCGAATATCAGGTGGCGGGATGTATTCATGGGAGCGGCAGTGACAGCCATACTATTCACGATTGGTAAAAGCGGCATCGCCTGGTATCTGCAATTCTCTGAGGCGGGGTCCAGCTGGGGAAGTGCGGCGACATCCATGATCGGGATCCTGATCTGGGTCTATTACTCGTCCCTGATCATTTTGCTGGGAGCCGAATTCACACAAAGCTGGTCCATCGAATTTGGTGACGGCCTGAAGCCGGCCCCCGGAGCCGTACTGGTAACTGCTGAGAAAATCTATCACCGCAATGAACCAAAGAATCTGTCCTTTAAAAGCTAA
- the dcd gene encoding dCTP deaminase, giving the protein MILTGKEIEKRLGTDIVIEPYNEKYLNPNSYNLCLHNELMVYEEIVLDMARQNRLGKYVIPEEGMVLYPGQLYLGRTVERTETHNLAPLLEGRSSIGRLGISVHATAGVGDIGFCGYWTLEITVAQPVRIYAGIPICQIIYHTVEGEIVEYNSDKYQNNKGIQPSLLFKELNPNENRQMRLSFGEEKTSD; this is encoded by the coding sequence ATGATCCTGACCGGGAAAGAAATCGAAAAACGCCTGGGAACTGATATTGTCATTGAGCCGTATAATGAAAAGTATCTGAATCCCAACAGCTATAACCTCTGTCTGCACAATGAGTTGATGGTCTACGAGGAAATCGTGCTTGATATGGCCCGTCAGAACCGGCTGGGGAAATATGTGATCCCCGAAGAGGGGATGGTTCTTTACCCCGGGCAACTCTATCTGGGACGAACCGTCGAGCGGACGGAAACCCACAACCTGGCTCCCCTGCTGGAGGGCCGCTCTTCCATCGGACGACTGGGAATTTCTGTTCACGCTACCGCGGGGGTAGGTGACATCGGATTCTGTGGTTACTGGACTCTGGAAATCACCGTGGCTCAGCCGGTCCGCATTTATGCAGGCATTCCGATCTGCCAGATCATTTACCACACCGTGGAAGGTGAGATCGTCGAATACAACAGTGACAAGTACCAGAACAACAAAGGCATTCAACCCAGCCTGCTGTTCAAAGAGCTGAATCCCAACGAGAATCGCCAGATGCGACTCTCTTTCGGCGAAGAGAAAACGTCGGACTAG
- a CDS encoding ankyrin repeat domain-containing protein, giving the protein MHEFIVQNDLQAIREIVYRDPQAVDQLNGSGLPPLYTAALYRRREIVNYLLEQQATVDIFASIYLGLPDRAEHLLKTDPDLVHQSTPDKLTPLHWAARTGNYDLARLLLSYGADVNAVDQRGGTCLLEASHPGPWKSEPAADIIQLLLDQGAHVDLFQAAALGELRQLNRLLDQDPGLINKLDPQGKTALYRAAQNNQLAAVQLLVERGADLNRSDPVSIAALHRTSQECSDELIQYLIDKGADAHLCCYVACGDAAGTQRIMDQNPAAAGELVYELNAVGYAIHSWQLGTLRILLQYGCRLSAEDQQHVLRISQNNQELLAELLTIQNQSQDHS; this is encoded by the coding sequence ATGCACGAGTTCATCGTTCAAAATGATCTGCAGGCAATCCGTGAGATTGTGTACCGCGATCCACAGGCCGTCGATCAGTTAAATGGGTCAGGTCTGCCTCCCCTGTATACAGCAGCCCTGTATCGTCGCCGGGAGATAGTGAATTATCTTCTGGAGCAGCAGGCCACCGTTGATATCTTTGCCTCTATCTACCTTGGACTACCAGATCGAGCGGAACACCTGCTAAAGACAGATCCGGATCTGGTTCACCAGTCCACTCCCGACAAACTGACGCCCCTGCACTGGGCTGCCCGAACGGGCAACTACGATCTGGCCCGCCTGTTGTTAAGCTACGGTGCCGATGTGAATGCCGTCGATCAAAGGGGTGGAACCTGCCTGCTTGAAGCCAGCCATCCGGGACCCTGGAAATCAGAACCCGCGGCGGACATCATTCAACTGCTGCTCGATCAGGGAGCACACGTGGATCTGTTTCAGGCAGCCGCGCTGGGAGAGCTTCGTCAGCTCAACAGACTTCTCGATCAGGATCCAGGTCTGATTAACAAACTTGATCCACAGGGGAAAACAGCCCTGTATCGTGCGGCTCAGAATAATCAACTGGCGGCAGTACAACTGCTGGTTGAACGTGGGGCCGACCTGAACCGGTCCGATCCTGTGAGCATCGCGGCCCTGCATCGAACTTCTCAGGAATGCAGTGATGAGTTGATACAGTACCTGATCGATAAGGGAGCCGACGCTCATCTCTGTTGCTATGTCGCCTGTGGTGATGCAGCAGGTACGCAACGTATTATGGATCAGAATCCAGCAGCGGCTGGTGAACTGGTTTACGAATTGAACGCGGTCGGATATGCCATTCACAGTTGGCAACTGGGGACACTGCGGATCCTGTTGCAGTACGGCTGCCGACTCTCTGCAGAAGATCAGCAGCATGTGCTCCGCATCAGCCAGAATAACCAGGAGCTGCTTGCTGAGTTACTGACAATACAGAATCAATCCCAGGATCATTCCTGA